Proteins encoded in a region of the Armatimonadota bacterium genome:
- the gcvH gene encoding glycine cleavage system H protein produces MNIPNDLRYSKTDEWVRVDGNIATIGITDYAQSELGDIVYVELPEPGRVLQADEMFGTVESVKAVADLYAPVAGEVVETNPAVTERYELLNEDPYGEGWLIKVQMADPSEVDKLLTAEQYAAYIEERQKA; encoded by the coding sequence ATGAACATCCCGAACGATTTACGATATTCTAAAACCGACGAGTGGGTGCGTGTGGATGGCAACATCGCCACCATCGGCATCACCGATTACGCCCAATCCGAGCTGGGCGACATCGTGTACGTGGAACTGCCGGAACCCGGCCGCGTGCTGCAGGCAGATGAAATGTTTGGCACCGTGGAGTCGGTGAAGGCGGTAGCAGACCTGTACGCGCCGGTAGCGGGTGAGGTGGTGGAGACCAACCCGGCAGTTACCGAGCGTTACGAGCTGTTAAACGAAGACCCTTACGGCGAGGGCTGGCTGATTAAGGTGCAGATGGCAGACCCATCGGAGGTAGATAAGCTGCTTACCGCCGAGCAGTACGCGGCATACATCGAGGAGCGGCAGAAAGCATGA
- the gcvPA gene encoding putative glycine dehydrogenase (decarboxylating) subunit 1: MSYIPHTDADRERMLRTIGVESIDDLFAEIPEELRFKGLLNLPRGMDEIALRAHIQKLAAQNMDASRCVCFLGAGIYDHFSPAIIEAILSRGEFLTAYTPYQPEVSQGILQAMFEYQTMICQLTGMQVSNASMYDGATALAEAALMAWHHTGRRRIAISQSVHPHYRHVVHTYARAADLNVDEIPCGENGITALDAPIADDVACVLWQHPNFFGNLEPMAELTTQAHKHGALAIVATDPIALGILKPPGEYGVDVVVGEGQPLGLSMGFGGPLLGFYACKEEYVRRLPGRIIGETVDIEGRRGFVMTLRTREQDIRRERATSNICTNEALMALAAAVYLSAMGKQGLRQVANLCLQKAHYLAKRLAELPGVQMVYPRARFFKEFVVSLPRPAEEVVQALLPDYLAGLPLSRYEQGREHHLLIAVTENRTRQEMDDFAQAMRRALSEE, encoded by the coding sequence ATGAGCTATATCCCACATACCGACGCCGACCGCGAGCGGATGCTCCGCACCATCGGCGTGGAAAGTATCGATGACCTGTTTGCGGAGATACCGGAGGAACTGCGCTTCAAGGGACTACTGAATCTGCCCAGAGGTATGGACGAGATTGCGCTGCGGGCACATATCCAGAAGCTCGCCGCGCAGAACATGGACGCCTCGCGGTGTGTGTGCTTCCTGGGCGCAGGGATTTACGACCACTTCTCTCCGGCGATTATCGAAGCCATCCTCTCGCGTGGAGAGTTCCTCACCGCCTATACGCCATACCAGCCGGAGGTCAGCCAGGGCATCCTGCAGGCAATGTTTGAGTACCAGACGATGATATGCCAGCTGACCGGTATGCAGGTGAGCAATGCCTCCATGTATGATGGAGCCACCGCACTGGCGGAAGCGGCGCTCATGGCATGGCATCACACTGGACGCAGGCGGATCGCGATTTCGCAAAGCGTCCATCCCCATTATCGCCACGTAGTACACACCTACGCCAGAGCCGCCGACTTGAATGTAGATGAAATCCCCTGTGGTGAGAATGGCATCACCGCACTCGACGCTCCGATAGCCGATGATGTCGCATGCGTGCTATGGCAGCACCCCAACTTCTTCGGCAACCTGGAGCCGATGGCGGAACTGACTACGCAGGCGCACAAGCACGGTGCACTGGCTATCGTGGCAACTGACCCCATCGCGCTGGGCATCCTGAAACCACCGGGCGAATATGGTGTGGATGTGGTGGTGGGTGAAGGGCAGCCCTTGGGACTATCAATGGGTTTCGGGGGTCCGTTGCTGGGGTTTTACGCGTGTAAGGAGGAGTACGTCCGTCGCCTACCCGGACGCATCATCGGTGAGACCGTAGATATAGAGGGACGCAGGGGCTTCGTCATGACCCTGCGCACGCGCGAGCAGGATATCCGCCGCGAGCGGGCGACCTCGAACATCTGCACCAATGAAGCGCTGATGGCGCTGGCAGCAGCGGTTTACCTAAGCGCAATGGGTAAGCAGGGCTTGCGCCAGGTCGCCAATCTGTGTTTGCAAAAGGCGCACTATCTGGCGAAGCGGCTGGCAGAGCTTCCGGGCGTGCAGATGGTCTATCCGCGAGCGCGCTTCTTCAAAGAGTTCGTGGTCAGTCTGCCGCGCCCGGCAGAGGAGGTGGTGCAGGCGTTGCTGCCTGACTATCTGGCGGGGCTACCGTTGAGCCGCTACGAGCAGGGGCGTGAACACCATCTGCTAATAGCGGTGACCGAAAATCGTACCCGCCAGGAGATGGACGACTTTGCGCAGGCGATGCGCAGGGCTCTTAGCGAAGAGTAA
- a CDS encoding signal recognition particle protein translates to MFESLTEKLQKVFRRLSNQGKVTEQDVNEALREVRIALLEADVHFKVVKDFIARVRERAIGQEVLESLTATQQVIKIVHEELVSLLGDGAEGIRFAPKPPTVILLCGLQGSGKTTTAAKLALWLRKQGRRPLLVAADVHRPAAVQQLKVLGQNLQIPVFAIDNSKDAVRIAHEALQYAVQQGNDVVILDTAGRLHIDSEMMEEVRRVKEATQPNEILLVLDAMTGQDAVRVAEEFHRQLEVDGFILTKLDGDTRGGAAISIRAVVGKPIKFVGVGEKPDALDAFHPDRMAGRILGMGDVLTLIEKAQQTFDQKQVEELQRKLRQNQFDLNDFLMQMRQMQQMGPLDQLLKMIPGLGAQFKDVQIDPKELKRVEAIILSMTPEERANPHIINASRKRRIARGSGTSVHEVNELLSQFEEMRHMIRELNALQSGGGKGKRKIRLPFFG, encoded by the coding sequence TTGTTTGAAAGCCTGACGGAAAAACTGCAGAAGGTCTTTCGGCGACTGAGCAATCAGGGCAAGGTCACCGAGCAGGATGTGAACGAAGCCCTGCGTGAGGTGCGCATCGCCCTGCTGGAAGCGGATGTGCACTTCAAGGTAGTGAAGGACTTTATCGCGCGTGTGCGCGAGCGTGCCATCGGACAAGAGGTGCTCGAAAGCCTCACCGCTACCCAGCAGGTCATCAAAATCGTGCACGAAGAGCTGGTCAGCCTGCTCGGCGACGGGGCAGAAGGCATCCGTTTCGCGCCCAAGCCTCCCACTGTCATCCTGTTGTGCGGTCTGCAGGGTTCCGGCAAAACCACCACCGCCGCCAAACTCGCGCTGTGGCTGCGCAAACAGGGGCGGCGACCGCTGCTGGTAGCGGCGGATGTACATCGTCCGGCAGCGGTACAGCAGCTGAAGGTGCTGGGACAGAACCTGCAGATACCGGTTTTTGCTATAGACAACAGCAAGGACGCGGTGCGCATCGCCCACGAGGCGTTACAATACGCCGTCCAACAGGGCAACGACGTGGTGATTCTGGATACCGCCGGAAGGCTGCACATTGACAGCGAGATGATGGAAGAGGTACGCCGCGTCAAGGAAGCTACCCAGCCCAATGAGATTCTGCTGGTGCTGGACGCCATGACCGGTCAGGACGCAGTGCGCGTCGCAGAGGAGTTCCACCGTCAGCTGGAGGTAGATGGTTTTATCCTGACCAAGCTGGACGGCGACACACGCGGCGGTGCAGCAATATCCATTCGTGCCGTCGTAGGCAAGCCCATCAAGTTCGTCGGCGTGGGCGAGAAGCCCGATGCGCTGGATGCGTTCCACCCCGACCGCATGGCGGGGCGCATTCTGGGCATGGGCGATGTGCTCACGCTTATCGAAAAGGCACAGCAGACCTTTGACCAGAAACAGGTAGAGGAACTGCAGCGCAAACTACGCCAGAACCAGTTCGACCTGAACGATTTCCTGATGCAGATGCGCCAGATGCAGCAGATGGGACCGCTGGACCAATTGCTGAAGATGATACCCGGTCTGGGTGCACAGTTCAAGGACGTACAGATAGACCCGAAAGAGTTAAAGCGTGTGGAAGCCATCATCCTTTCGATGACGCCGGAGGAACGCGCCAACCCGCATATCATCAACGCCAGCCGAAAACGGCGCATCGCGCGGGGTAGCGGCACCTCGGTGCATGAAGTGAACGAGCTGCTGTCACAGTTTGAAGAGATGCGCCATATGATCCGAGAGCTAAACGCCTTGCAGTCCGGAGGAGGCAAAGGCAAGCGCAAGATACGCCTGCCTTTCTTCGGATAA
- the rpsP gene encoding 30S ribosomal protein S16, with product MAVRIRLKRMGAKKRPFYRLVVAPSTAPRDGRFIETIGYYNPLTDPATVQVDVEKALYWLEHGAQPTDTAKDILRRAGVLEALQQRKAQPAGSATAPAEL from the coding sequence TTGGCGGTAAGGATCCGACTCAAGCGCATGGGAGCTAAAAAGCGCCCGTTCTACCGTCTCGTGGTGGCGCCCAGTACAGCACCGCGAGATGGAAGGTTCATCGAAACCATCGGTTACTACAATCCGTTGACCGATCCCGCCACCGTTCAGGTGGACGTGGAAAAGGCGCTGTACTGGCTGGAACACGGAGCGCAACCGACCGACACGGCGAAGGACATCCTGCGTCGCGCCGGCGTGCTGGAAGCCTTGCAGCAGCGCAAAGCGCAACCAGCAGGTAGCGCCACCGCACCAGCCGAACTGTAA
- a CDS encoding hypothetical protein (possible pseudo, frameshifted), which produces MRYTSPPGDVGKVIGKQGRIANALRTIAKAAAMKNKRKIYLEIIA; this is translated from the coding sequence ATGAGGTACACGTCGCCCCCCGGTGACGTAGGCAAGGTCATTGGCAAGCAGGGACGTATCGCCAACGCCCTGCGCACCATCGCCAAAGCGGCCGCCATGAAGAACAAGCGCAAAATCTATCTGGAGATTATTGCGTAG
- the rimM gene encoding ribosome maturation factor RimM yields MRRAERDSWRTVGYISKPHGLQGEVCVYSLTDFPERFARGARLSLSLPDMPRITLHVAESRPFKGGYLVRFMEITSVEAADRLRGGYLQVPIEDRMPLPEDTYYIDDLIGLDVFTDTGRYLGQIEEVILNPANDLYRVGEILIPAVSEFVREIDLVARRVTIHPIPGLLPDEE; encoded by the coding sequence ATGAGGAGAGCGGAACGAGATAGCTGGCGTACCGTTGGATACATCTCCAAGCCGCACGGACTGCAAGGGGAGGTTTGTGTGTACTCCCTGACCGATTTCCCGGAGCGGTTCGCTCGAGGAGCACGCCTTTCTCTTTCCCTGCCCGATATGCCGCGAATCACCCTGCATGTAGCAGAATCGCGCCCCTTCAAAGGCGGCTATCTGGTGCGCTTCATGGAAATCACTTCGGTAGAAGCGGCCGACCGCTTGCGCGGCGGATACCTGCAAGTTCCCATCGAAGACCGGATGCCCCTGCCTGAAGACACCTACTACATCGATGACCTCATCGGGCTGGATGTGTTCACCGACACAGGCAGATATCTGGGGCAGATCGAGGAGGTCATCCTCAACCCCGCCAACGACCTCTACCGCGTGGGCGAGATATTGATTCCCGCCGTCTCCGAGTTCGTGCGCGAGATTGACCTGGTGGCGCGCCGGGTAACCATCCATCCTATTCCCGGTTTGCTGCCCGATGAAGAGTAG
- the trmD gene encoding tRNA (guanine-N(1)-)-methyltransferase, translating to MRIDIVTIFPEMVEPVVRCSMLARGQQAGVLEINTIDLRRFTHDKHHTTDDAPFGGGAGMVMKPEPFFEAVEHLREQTGWVPARIVVTTPQGKLFNQAMAKEFAQVPHLILLCGHYEGIDERVCQYLATDEVSIGDYVLTGGELPALVIADAVARLVPGVLGNPESLQQDSFADGLLAPPQYTRPAEYRGYRVPDVLLSGHHANIARWRRLQRLLRTRERRPDLWEKVQLTEEDWKLLRESEKTST from the coding sequence ATGCGCATCGATATCGTCACCATCTTCCCCGAGATGGTTGAGCCGGTGGTACGGTGCAGTATGCTGGCGCGTGGACAGCAAGCAGGGGTGCTGGAGATAAACACGATAGACCTGCGCCGATTTACTCACGATAAACACCACACCACCGACGATGCTCCCTTCGGCGGCGGCGCGGGTATGGTGATGAAGCCTGAACCCTTCTTCGAGGCGGTGGAACACCTGCGCGAGCAAACAGGATGGGTTCCTGCCCGTATTGTGGTGACTACCCCGCAGGGCAAACTGTTCAACCAGGCGATGGCAAAGGAGTTTGCACAAGTACCCCATCTTATCCTGTTGTGCGGACATTATGAGGGCATCGACGAGCGCGTGTGCCAGTATCTGGCAACAGATGAGGTCTCTATCGGTGACTATGTATTGACCGGTGGCGAACTGCCTGCCCTGGTGATTGCTGATGCCGTAGCAAGGCTGGTGCCCGGTGTGCTGGGTAACCCCGAATCGCTGCAGCAGGATAGCTTTGCGGACGGCTTGCTCGCTCCACCACAGTACACCCGCCCGGCCGAATACCGGGGCTACCGTGTGCCGGACGTATTGCTATCCGGTCATCACGCCAATATCGCCCGCTGGCGCAGGTTGCAGAGGCTGTTGCGCACGCGCGAACGCCGCCCAGACCTGTGGGAGAAGGTGCAACTGACGGAAGAGGACTGGAAGCTGCTGCGGGAGTCAGAGAAAACCAGCACATGA